One segment of Haliotis asinina isolate JCU_RB_2024 chromosome 12, JCU_Hal_asi_v2, whole genome shotgun sequence DNA contains the following:
- the LOC137258782 gene encoding uncharacterized protein, producing the protein MTKFEDDVQVTTAAATATTTTDDGGDVGSGDQVMVPGDDTPITDTVAAVTVAILAVVLLLTLLVIFRALRKRRRARQGQRMDDIPTVSAGIMGASVSAYNNIPVAGRVTWEPVSPSTSSAEPPNLHRDIPSPNRPGRHNRRSRPPRGANSQSS; encoded by the exons ATGACCAAGTTTGAAGATGATGTGCAGGTCACAACAGCAGCAGCTACAGCCACAACAACAACTGACGATGGTGGCGATGTGGGTAGTGGCGACCAGGTTATGGTGCCAGGGGATGACACACCCATCACCGACACGGTGGCAGCCGTCACAGTCGCCATTCTAGCAGTCGTGTTGCTTCTCACACTCCTGGTCATTTTCCGTGCCTTACGTAAACGCAGACGTGCACGCCAGGGACAAAGGATGGACGATATCCCTACTGTCTCAGCTGGCATCATGGGAGCTA GTGTCAGTGCCTACAACAACATTCCAGTAGCAGGTCGAGTAACTTGGGAGCCAGTGTCACCATCCACATCGTCCGCCGAGCCACCTAATCTACACAGAGACATCCCTTCACCCAACAGACCTGGCCGCCACAATAGAAGGTCAAGGCCACCAAGGGGAGCCAACTCACAGTCAAGTTAA